In the genome of Raphanus sativus cultivar WK10039 chromosome 4, ASM80110v3, whole genome shotgun sequence, one region contains:
- the LOC108849145 gene encoding D-aminoacyl-tRNA deacylase: MVTLIVATTSDPASINPAAALLAMPGWTPGPTLPPDMKSFVNQQTRVIQHDGSIVKEDDLDSRWEEATGEAVDEVIFLSRHTAVSNRPALTVHPIGVLHLKEGESPPQGGKPGWAALPSPRIGPWLRLLKKMAEAHSLVPEFEITLEGTHHGPITSKPTMFLEIGSTEEYWKRQDAAQVMALLMWEGLGLGGGEAVGNWNSEKGKRKVLLGIGGGHYAPRHMDVVLKDDVWVGHLLSGYSLPMEEPKPGENHIGGTWRQSIQAAFAATKASFPGGEIVAHLDHKSFKGWQKKAITEFLAEQNINVGKPNDFT, encoded by the exons ATGGTGACACTGATCGTAGCCACCACCTCTGACCCAGCGTCGATCAATCCCGCGGCGGCTCTTCTCGCCATGCCGGGATGGACCCCCGGACCCACCTTGCCGCCG GACATGAAGAGTTTCGTTAACCAGCAAACGAGAGTGATCCAACACGACGGATCTATAGTGAAAGAAGACGATCTGGACTCACGGTGGGAAGAAGCGACAGGGGAAGCTGTTGACGAAGTCATCTTCCTCAGCCGTCACACCGCCGTCTCGAACCGTCCTGCTCTCACTGTTCACCCCATTG GAGTGCTTCACCTGAAAGAAGGAGAATCGCCGCCGCAAGGAGGAAAGCCGGGGTGGGCGGCGTTGCCAAGCCCTAGAATTGGTCCGTGGCTTCGTCTTCTGAAGAAGATGGCTGAAGCTCATAGCTTAGTTCCTGAGTTTgag ATAACATTGGAAGGTACTCATCATGGACCAATCACTAGTAAGCCAACCATGTTTTTGGAGATTG GTAGTACAGAGGAATACTGGAAGAGACAAGACGCTGCTCAAGTCATGGCTCTT TTAATGTGGGAAGGACTTGGGCTTGGAGGTGGTGAAGCTGTGGGGAACTGGaacag TGAAAAGGGAAAGAGGAAAGTGCTTCTAGGGATTGGAGGTGGACATTATGCTCCTCGTCACATGGATGTAGTTTT GAAAGATGATGTTTGGGTAGGCCATTTGCTTTCTGGATACTCATTGCCAATGGAAGAACCTAAACCTGGAGAGAATCACATTGGTGGGACTTGGAGACAATCAATCCAAGCAGCATTTGCAGCTACTAAAGCGTCATTCCCTGGAGGCGAGATCGTGGCTCATCTTGATCACAA GAGCTTCAAAGGATGGCAAAAGAAAGCCATAACAGAGTTCTTGGCAGAACAGAACATCAATGTCGGGAAGCCAAACGATTTCACATGA
- the LOC130511631 gene encoding uncharacterized protein LOC130511631 → MPPRRATRAQIARDAREAQDEHVQPAVQQPVAPQMDEDAMRQIVQDAARHAAQEAVQQIAQETARQAAQEAARVAAQEVARHMAAAQQVPQGPQIHVQQGPQIHMQQVPPVQVQHDHQAPAQQAPAPQYPQVPIQPVPGVFQVPPPPPIIPVHVPEVDETFIRVLSQMKYVNLEHLSGTTDPTLAHDWRHSLDKCLNTISCPPRHKLRIVELYLRGDAAVWWDGVRVMHRGEMTYEDFLYAFNKKYFPREALDEKKNDFESLRQGGKSVREYEHEFRQLHRFAGIGMDEEDLIRRFLKGMRVELHGRCSMVTYTSLEDLVEKAVVQEKCIAAEQKFNKAAQPKTEGASGSQKRPWDQTSIQCHNCGLFGHVSRNCRKPLVTQFIAPAAPVVAARKCYGCDQPGHIFRDCPRRGNAALPPPPKRLAIAPRVFTVGDHQGAGETDEQE, encoded by the coding sequence ATGCCGCCGAGGAGAGCTACCCGTGCTCAGATCGCTAGAGATGCTAGAGAGGCTCAGGATGAGCATGTTCAGCCCGCAGTTCAGCAGCCCGTTGCTCCGCAGATGGATGAGGATGCCATGAGACAGATAGTTCAGGATGCTGCTAGACATGCTGCTCAGGAAGCAGTTCAGCAGATTGCTCAAGAAACAGCCAGGCAAGCCGCTCAAGAGGCTGCCAGGGTAGCTGCTCAGGAAGTTGCTCGACATATGGCTGCAGCTCAGCAGGTTCCGCAGGGTCCTCAGATTCATGTGCAGCAGGGTCCGCAGATTCATATGCAGCAGGTTCCGCCAGTTCAGGTTCAGCATGATCATCAGGCTCCAGCTCAGCAGGCCCCAGCGCCACAGTATCCGCAGGTTCCTATTCAGCCAGTTCCAGGTGTCTTTCAGGTTCCGCCGCCACCACCCATCATTCCAGTGCACGTGCCGGAGGTTGATGAGACATTTATCAGGGTGTTATCACAGATGAAGTATGTGAACTTGGAGCATTTAAGTGGTACCACGGACCCTACACTTGCTCACGATTGGAGGCACAGTTTGGATAAGTGTTTGAACACTATCTCATGCCCACCAAGGCACAAGCTAAGGATTGTTGAGTTGTATTTACGCGGAGATGCAGCAGTGTGGTGGGATGGAGTGCGAGTGATGCACCGTGGCGAGATGACTTATGAAGATTTTCTGTATGCATTCAACAAGAAGTATTTTCCAAGAGAAGCTTTGGATGAGAAGAAGAACGATTTTGAGAGTTTGAGGCAGGGTGGAAAGTCTGTCAGAGAGTATGAGCATGAGTTTCGCCAGCTTCACAGGTTTGCGGGAATTGGTATGGATGAGGAGGACCTTATCAGGAGGTTCTTAAAAGGGATGCGAGTAGAACTTCACGGTAGGTGCAGTATGGTCACATATACTAGTTTGGAGGATCTGGTAGAGAAGGCCGTTGTGCAAGAGAAATGTATTGCAGCGGAGCAGAAGTTCAACAAGGCAGCTCAGCCTAAGACAGAAGGAGCTTCAGGGTCACAAAAGAGGCCATGGGACCAGACGAGTATCCAGTGCCATAATTGTGGGCTGTTCGGGCATGTTTCTAGAAATTGCCGAAAGCCACTAGTTACCCAGTTTATAGCACCAGCAGCACCAGTAGTAGCGGCTAGGAAATGTTATGGTTGTGACCAGCCAGGCCATATCTTCAGAGATTGCCCGAGGAGGGGCAATGCAGCGCTTCCACCACCACCGAAGCGCCTAGCCATCGCTCCACGTGTGTTCACAGTGGGAGATCACCAGGGAGCGG
- the LOC108852256 gene encoding chloroplastic import inner membrane translocase subunit HP30-1-like → MATRFAGSGDTNPSLSKLKEAVIATTLGGVGGALCGGMVGMFILAPLARGSPGALSRTQYAREYARNGSACFAAWCGIESIMKGIRGKDDLTCCLVSTSGGGLAYSIVSNGLKIKPALFSAAAFAVLPGTYYKVRETIRSRNAQDAFYTDARAMLSKLRLEEYENNFKKGHLTDPTLPLLTDSDLKEVNIPSGTRRLILDHIKRHNKMVNRK, encoded by the exons ATGGCGACGCGATTCGCCGGCAGCGGAGATACAAATCCGAGTCTTAGCAAGCTGAAAGAAGCCGTCATCGCTACCACATTAGGCGGTGTCGGCGGAGCTCTTTGCGGCGGCATGGTAGGAATGTTCATCCTGGCCCCACTGGCGCGGGGTTCCCCAGGAGCACTGAGCCGAACTCAG TACGCTCGTGAGTATGCTCGGAACGGTTCAGCGTGTTTCGCTGCATGGTGTGGAATTGAATCCATAATGAAGGGAATCAGAGGCAAAGATGATCTTACTTGttg TTTGGTCTCGACGTCAGGTGGTGGGTTGGCATACTCTATTGTGAGCAACGGCTTGAAAATAAAGCCTGCACTCTTCAGCGCTGCTGCTTTCGCTGTTTTGCCAGGAACATATTATAAG gtGAGGGAAACAATCAGATCGCGCAATGCCCAAGACGCCTTTTACACAGATGCAAGAGCTATGCTATCGAAGCTACGCCTTGAGGAATACGAGAATAACTTCAAGAAAGGACATCTCACTGATCCCACCTTACCATTGCTCACTGATAG TGACCTAAAAGAAGTGAACATTCCATCAGGGACGAGGCGTCTGATACTAGATCATATCAAGAG GCACAATAAGATGGTAAACCGCAAGTGA